Below is a window of Lytechinus variegatus isolate NC3 chromosome 4, Lvar_3.0, whole genome shotgun sequence DNA.
AATCAAGGATAACCTTCAACATGCTCCTACTTGTGGTGTCATTCTTTACCTGTATGGCACCTACCATCATCCAGCTTCTGATCCCGGGTCAGCAAGATTCAAACTGGATTATTTTCCTGATCCTCTTCTCCAACTGCTGCTGGAACCCCTTGCTTTACGCTTGGAAACATCCGGACTTCATGCACACATTCGGCTGTATCATCCGCGGAAGGTTCTCCAGGATCAGAGACCCGGTACCATGGCTAAGACGCCGGATAACTTCAAATGGTTGACACACTTGCGTCAAATTCTTAAGCCGTCAAAACCTACTGTGTCTCGACGTGTCCCTCTGAGCCCCTAcgattttcattgattatattttgcacatctttattataataacattacaatctaaaaaaataatttcattccacCAGAATTAGCAAAAAATACATGATGATGGTTACAGTAATGGTTATAAGAATAAATACTGAATAATGACGAATTTGATTGTGAAAACTATGACAATCAAATTTCATGTTGATGAAAAGACTGTTCTATTGCATATTTTGTTGTGTCTCTATAAAGACTCTTTATTAATGTACTCGTCGTcagatataatacattaatgtaTTACACAACCACACAAAATTTGAGCAAAATATTAAAGTAGTATTTGCAGAAGAATAATTAAGAAATGAGCACGCTTTTTGTATTCATTCCCAAAAGCAAGggtaattttatttcaaacataatTAATGGATGGAATAAAAATGGGCAAATAAATTCTACGTGATCACCTATTTCTGTGGATGACATAATTACGAAGATGCGAATTGCGATGAGTTGCCTTAGTAATGGTATGATTCCGCCCACATTTCGTGATCATGACTACAAGACACTTTATTCACTGTTCCTTTTAGCATAATTTAACTTAGGGCGACGAGAAGAGTCTCCATGATTTTTTCTGATGTTTCAAGCATCTTATATCATGGAATCGTCTGGTTTGAGCTAGGCCCTTATCTGCGTGGACGCAATTAGTAATATTCTTGAATCAAAGTTGGTTGTCTTAGCTAAGGTACATTACTTTTTAACGACGATTCCCCCAAAATCTAGATTTGACAAACATGAATGCCACAGTGTCAGCTCCGGTTGATGACATTATTCTAGAACTTGGAGAATGTGAAAAGCTAATTGCAGTTGCTGTATATGTTGTCATCGCTGTACTCGGTATATCCGGTAACAGCCTCGTCTTGATCGCAGTTGCATGCTCATTGAGACTAAGAACGATCACAAACATCTTCGTCGTCGCGTTGGCCATCACCGACCTTCTCACGGCAATCCTCCAAATCCACCATGTCATCTTTCTTTTGTTGGCGTCGAAATCGAGACACGATTTATGCTTGATAATAGGGCCAgtcaatttcaatttgataGGATACAGTATGGCGACTTTGGCCCTCCTAGCCGTAAATCGCATGCAGGTTGTCACCAATAAGCCCTCGTCCCGTTTCAAGCAAACGGCAAAGAAGGCCATAGCCAGTATTCTAGTATCGTTTTTTCTCTTGACCTTGTGTAGCTCATTGGGAATCGCCTTTGGACAGATCAAATTCCAAAGAATAGGGGGGATCTGCGATTATGTTGGACCGATAGCTGTAGATATCAGCATCAGTCTTGGAGTTTATATAGTATTCATCTTGACGGTTATTGTATTCTGCTATACCAAAACGTATAGACACGTTAGGCAACATTTCCGCAAGGTCGCTCATGATGGACTTTCCACAGAGCATGAGAACACACCATCTAAAGAACCTCTAAAAGAGAAAGCATTCGGAGGACAGCGGTTTGTGATGGATCTGGAAACAAGGGACATAACTTGTCATCCAGAAAATGATGATGTACAGAGGTTTTCACAGGTTACAGTCAGTAGTAAAACACATGATCATGATCGCAGAAATATCTCGTCTTCATCACAGAAAATGTTGGCCACACCCGGAAACTCATCCCAGATTCCAGAAGTATATAACCACAGCCGGCCGAACAGCCCTAAGAAATTAGCTTCACCGTCGATGGCCGAGCCCTTACCAAGAACATGTATGGACCAAATCCCATCGGGTCAGCAGGGTTCCGACATTGCTGGCAATGAGAATGATCATGAGGTTGGCAACCAAAATGTTTTCAGCATCGATGTAGTATCAACCGTCATGGCCGTTGCCTCGCGGTCGAACCGCATTGACCGACACGAGCGAATATCCGCAGAATTTACGAACCGAAACAAGATTGCTCGGATCCGTCAGAACAATCGTATCAAAGCTGAGTATAAGATCACCCTCAACATGATACTGATCGTCTTTACATTCTTTGCTTGTATGACTCCAAGTATGATCGTCTTGTTTCTTTCAGGCGATCAAGACTTCGGTTGGATCAGTTTTCTGATGCTGATCTCGAATTGTTGCTGGAACCCAATAATTTACGCTTGGAAGCATCCGGACTTCAAGCACACGTTCGGCTGCATCCTTCGCGGAAAATTCTGTAGGATCAAAGAACCGGTACCTTGGCTGAGACGTCGGCTACGTGCGAACTGAAAGACTGCTTTTGGCCAAATGCttgttgtttgaaaattatatttagaaaataatctTAATTAGTTTAGAAATCTGTATGGAAAGCATCGTCGTGATCATCACTGGTATTGAGAAAAAGTCCTGTTTTCTTACCATTAGggtttttaattattgttttgtgtgttcgttttatttttttcaggaggGGGGCTTAGAAGTCAATTATTATGTCAATTTAGTAAACTAATGATATCCGAAGTGTTTAGTTTTTGGCGGTTATTTAAGGAAAAAGGGAAGATGGCTCAGAATGTACTCTCTGGCGTTTTTAAATAATTGCTGTAAAAATTAGTAGTGAACATGGCGGCAATTTACAAAAATGCCTCCTCACCCTGTCTATAATGCAATTTATTAgtatttctttatcattctatttgaaatatttccaGAGATCGCTGGACTTTTATGCGAGTCTATAATTTAGAGCTTGTCAATTATAGGGGAGCATCTCATGAAAGAAAgtcctttttttaatatcagACAATTGCCATTAACAACTTGCGCTCAAGAAACAAATCACTCTTCATAGTTCCTGCCATCAATACCCAGTCTTATGCTTCATCTCTGGAACAATCTACCacaaactataaaaaaacaGATTCAACAGAGAAATTCAAATCCATGTTAAAAACCTACTTTTTTGTCAAATAGCCTTTCCCGTCGCATTCGAAGCCCCTAAACTGTCTACAGTCTACTGTGAGCTAAACATTTACTTTagtttttttgctgaaattccttttctctttctattttttcccaagcgcatagagacatgttttgtaataagcgctatataaataatgtttgatatcatttttattattatcagtgCTCCTCAGCGTATCAAAATTAtagaaagttgtcagatctaacaactaGTTGGACGACCCGTTCTAGATAAAAACAGGACTTTTGGGATAAAATGTCCTACAAATCCTTCTATGAAACGCCTTAGTATTGACCTCCATAATACAGACCGAACAACAtcactattttctttcaaattcggAAGGTTTTAACTTAGTTTCAATCTCATCAATCAATGAAGGTCACAAGGGCGCAATATCATCTTTCATGATAACATAAAGAGTCACGTAAAGATATACGATTGATATgtttacaaattgattgtaaatttgtttttttttcattcatttcggttTTATTGTAAACAATACTTCCTTGTTAAAACAGTTGGGGGAATGATACAAACAAAGATTACAATGTAAGCATAAATTTCATAGTTACATAAGTGAAATGAAATAGTCAAATAATATAAAgtaacaattaattaattgatgttgGTATATTGCACTTACAAGGTAATTCTAGATGACAGCACattacaaaattatttccaaagatatttataaaaaaacaactatAATATGGTAATGATAACTGAAATACATGCACTAAATTcaataaacaaatttataagTTGTGGAGAAGGTTGACATTGGGATatagaattaaattaaatcGCAAAGTGGAAGGTTCacattgagaaataaaaatggaattgtgtttttaaaatatgattttgaggCTAATGTGAAAAATCTGACACAAGGAAAATGAGGCATAGAGTACtgtaaattttattatcatagattatatcattattgtcaccgtatataaaaaatatcttcactacatgtattattatgctatattatattattgtgTTCATGTTTTGCCATTTACTTGAAGTTACGTTGAATTGTACATTTATTGATTGTATTACTAATTTGTTACGGGGATGAAgcctcactgttttttttttccttgctcttttccccctcccctttttattttctctcacTACGTGAAAAATCATAAGGGCAGGCGCCCCTGTTGCCGGTACCACCGCCACTGAAATGAAcagtatgatggtgggccccaagcctgcgcacctaacaatttgagttaagatttaacatgaatttcttcttatttcacaatatCTTtaagttgataatgttccttacatcataatgagttagtgtgccaaatatctcataaaaatttgaaagaaatatatgattttcttggataAAACCTCGGgcattcattttcagattgaaaaaaaaatggtaccccatgtctgcgcactcattcactttgcacacgattcgggaattttgatgacaaaaggctgcattttgagacCGTCagatgaaatgccctgaattcattatttttccaccattttgagttggatttttttatgaatacctgtctatgcaTTGAATGTGCAAAGTTTGTGTTCGTTGCGTAtattcttttactagaatcgcgcagatatgcgggtgcgcagacttgggagaccgcgcagacatgggggaactgaccatacattGTCAGTTAAGAACAGGGTCGTTTCAAATTAGCCGATGAACATGATAATATTCTTGAAAAGGTTCTATAGATTAGTTACTATGCCAAATTTTCACGTGATCTCTCGGTCTTCTTCGGATATCATGTTTCATTTCCCTCCCCTAAATCAAATACCAACcgttatctattattattaataattttagTTTGTGAAAACTTTTAAGAAGTTTCCCCCcgtcttttattctctttcacgTCCCATCATTCTATTCATGTCCCTCTTTACTATATTACAAATTCCTCGTGTGGTAAGTAGAGGCACAAACCTCGATAGGCCAGTGACCTCCTGTCTGTCCCTCACATCCTCCAAACGATAGTTCTTGCTTTGCAgttttgtttccatttttttttgggggggggtgttttttttattacgaTATGCTATTTATGATTCTTAAAAGACGTGAAGATTATTAAATATCTGCACCACTGTCTATGTATCCTTTACTCAATGACGTATTTAGGGTTGGGGCCAAGACACAACCTTGCTTAACTCCACTACCGATCCAAAGTGGCTTTTAAGTGACATCATTGTAGTATACCCCTTATTTATGCACTTGTCACATTGAAGACCCCCACACACAATTAAGAAAAAAGTTAAAGCAGTAGTTGCAGAAGAAAAacgtagaatttagcaagtaTCTCACATTTCATCCACGTAaacgatatattttttttattgaaacaaGATGAACATATTGAATGAGAATAAATTATTCAATGTTAAATGAATtacacttaaaggacaagtccaccccaacaaaaacttgatttgaataaaaagagaaaagttcaacaagcataacactgaaaatttcatcaaaatcggatgtaaaataagaaagttatgacatttttaagttttgcttatttttaacaaaacagttatatgaacgagccagttacatccaaatgagagagtcgatgatgtcactcactatttcttttgtattttattgtttgaaacatgaaatattttgattttttgtcattgtcatgtgaaaagaagtttcattccttcctaaacacgtggaattccattattttaacattttgtgcttcaggcaaggaggtctcaatcatcaaattcgtaaaaattgaaatattgtataattcaaacaataataaacaaaagaaatagtgagtgagtgacatcatcgactctctcatttggatgtaactggctcgttcatataactattttgttaaaaatatttttctctattgattcaaatcaacatttttctgaggtggacttgacctttaattgggCAAACATACATTAGTGATCACCAATCTTGTGTTTGACATGTGGGAACAGGAGTGATTGTTCTGTCGATGATGCCTTAGAAACAGTACGATGCCAGCTAAATTGTTCTACGGTCATGTTCCAAATCAGACATTTCGTTGACCTTTCTTGTTAACAAAGTTTAATTTAGGGCGGGAAAACAATAGGTGGAGTGTCCCATTGTTATACGTGCATTTCAAGCGTCTTATGTTAATGGAAGCAATTGCAGTATTACTGCGACAGACATTATTATCTTCGCTGAGGGAGTATCACAGACCTATAGTAGCACAAATATATACCTGCAAGATTGCCATTCGCATAATTAGCTAGGTAATAAAAGTCAAAAATACATCATGCTACAGAACGttctatatttatttcaacTATTCTTTCCACTGCCAAAAATAGAATTGGCTGTCATGAATGGCATAGAGTCAGTTCCGGACAAGAACACTCCAGAACTTGGAGATTATGAAAAAGCAACTGCGGTCGATATATATCTTGCCGTTGTTGTACTTGGGATCCGAgcggcgtaccgtgggtcacggcatgggggggcaccagcaaaaatttcgagtcacttagggagcgcgagAAGAATAGTGTACCTAATgtcctacaaaagaaatttatgagaaacaatactttacattgattttcatataatacgagacaatcaaatgactatcacttacctaaaagtaaaacagtattttctagcaaaactgtatttttcacaggaccaaaactctggaattctctggacagagaaatgaaagaggcaactaatcttatacgatttaaattactcatcaaaaaaatttctcctgaattcttattgattcaatctaatatttgtgaacttcatacttatccacggtagtattgattatttttttaagtcaatatttaattttgtatatagtgtaaatacatttgtgttacagtgtttatatctatataattttatacaattttgctgattattttactctattgtatcatattacccttgtataaagttttgatagggggcctacattttacaagctctgctttttagtaggcccctccacttttttcatttcattgctacgtttcaatcctgcatatgttatgcatttttttcattgtaaacatgattacgaaatgtactttgacgattgtggaatatgaatatatcaataaataaataaaaataaataaataaatcaaatttctcatttctgccattttggcgcaagcatctttttgaacccccgacgaAAAACGTCccatgttcgctcaagcatgaaaaacaaaatatttttttattgcatttcaaTGATAAGATATTAgggcatctattaacatcaaaatatagatacaataatttgaaacaattttttatagacttcaaaactgtcctgtttttttttttacacactaGTACTGCGTCATAGCATGTATACACAAATGAAATGCAGATTATTAATTCTCAACTTGAATATTTAACTCTCTATTCCATACTCGATCTCTCAAACAATAGCGAGTTTTTGCAACACAACGCAGACGCTTTCTGGGACGTTGAGAATCTACACTGTAAAactaaaactgacaccagttggtgttaatagaggaccacaccctgaggtgttaaaattacaccctagagattaaacacaacaccaaagagtgtacatgtaacaacaaaaggtgttgtaataacatttataggtgtaaaactaacaccaccaattatttaacaccggtgtaaaaatatctggtgtggtcctatatgtacaccggttaacaccacagtttttgctgtgtattgaAAATACTCGTCAAATCACAACGGcttagaggtcattgtcgaaaattggtgaaccgggacGGCAGATCGTCCTAGaattcggagctgacgaaaaaatgcaaatatatgtCGTATGTTCAGAGTTGAGGACGAcaatgctgttttgattcaccgttTTACGATAAAGTCTGCTTCGCTTTTTAATGAAAGGTTTTTGATAATACATTCTCAACGTTCCATAAAGTGTCTGAGTAGTGTTGCGAAAAGGTCCCTATAACACGGTGAAATTAAGTGACAAGACGTCATTGACATAACAAAGCCGATCGAGGCTTTCCTTCTTTGGTCAGGGGCCCTTGCATAAAGAGATACGATCAAACGCAACataattttcaaccaatgaaatgAGCGTATGACGGACTTGTGCTTGATTTCTTGAGTTGCGATTAAATGGaactctttctgcaaagggACCCAGAAGTTTAAAAGTGGTATTTGATGCCATATAAGTTAACGGTCAGCAAAATGATACAGAAATCACGAATGATACCCTTTGAAAACGTGCGTCCTTACGAAATGTTTGCTTTAGACATTAATATTCTTATTATTCTTAATATTCTTGTCGGTATACAAACCGTTGGTCCTGATGCTTACAGAACGTGACGATTGTAAAGAAAAGGCAATGTCGCGTTCGTCCTATATTCCGAACAGTCAGCGAGCGGGAAATTAAGCATTGGCTTATAATATAAAAGGGAAAAgatgtgtattttattattggATACATAAGTATACAGCATATTCTCATTAGCAATGAAATTAGATGCCATGTATCTAATGCCTAAGGGGgtgtttcaagaaaatatttgccatCAACTGAAAATTACGGTCGcaaaaaaatgcaatcaattgcaatttcGGTCCCAAATGTACAAGTTATAGGGAAAAACTATTCAAAATCGTATCATAGATGTTATGAAACAAGACCAGCATTCAGTTGTAAATTCATAATAAATTGCTCGAGgtattgctgattttttttacctaaagTTTACTTGCATTCGAATGCAGGTTTCTTCCAATATATCCCCTTCGTCACACCGATGAAATCCACTACAGACCGAAGGATAGTGTAAAGTAAGCGTATATTGCTGATCATGGGATTGATTTACATGTGCGACTGTCGCATAACTTTACAATAGCTAGGACTTAAAATGGTACAATGGCTGCATTTCCTCGGGAAATATTATATTGATTGATATGAACAAACATTACGAAAGACACATTCACGTGCTAATGGTCTACTCTAAAAAAATGGTGACAAATGTGTATTTTCTTTCATCGCATACACGTATTATGTTGCCAGTTTCATTTACGATGTTGAGTTGCGGGGGAGAATATTGTATGCTTATGATGTTCATAAGAAGAACTAACAACTGCCAAGGGAAACAACGATTGGCGAGAAGCCATTGAAGTCACTTTGGCACATTTAATTAAATAGAAATACTCTTTCATCACGTCAACCTCGGATAATGCTATCTTTCAACTTGATGAGAGATAATGAAGCAGGAGCAGAGGTGAATATCCCGCCCGGGGGTGTCCGAATTATTTTTCCCAGTTTCTCAACCTCATTACtttgatcattattatcaaaaccAACATGGACGTAACGACTAGAGACGGAGCACCTGAGATCTCAGGGTACCAACGAATGGTTGCAGCTGGGGtattcatcatcattgccacAGTTGCTATTCTAGGAAACAGTCTAGTCATCATGGCAATCACTCTGTCCAGGAGATTACAAACGACAACCAACATCTACGTCTTTGCATTATCAATAACTGATTTCCTGATCGCAATCATCCAGGTCATTCAAGCCGTGATGCTGCTTTCAAAGAGCAGGTCCAAGTTCCTACTGACAGTGTGCTCTGGAGCGGCAGTGATGAATT
It encodes the following:
- the LOC121413122 gene encoding probable G-protein coupled receptor No9; amino-acid sequence: MNATVSAPVDDIILELGECEKLIAVAVYVVIAVLGISGNSLVLIAVACSLRLRTITNIFVVALAITDLLTAILQIHHVIFLLLASKSRHDLCLIIGPVNFNLIGYSMATLALLAVNRMQVVTNKPSSRFKQTAKKAIASILVSFFLLTLCSSLGIAFGQIKFQRIGGICDYVGPIAVDISISLGVYIVFILTVIVFCYTKTYRHVRQHFRKVAHDGLSTEHENTPSKEPLKEKAFGGQRFVMDLETRDITCHPENDDVQRFSQVTVSSKTHDHDRRNISSSSQKMLATPGNSSQIPEVYNHSRPNSPKKLASPSMAEPLPRTCMDQIPSGQQGSDIAGNENDHEVGNQNVFSIDVVSTVMAVASRSNRIDRHERISAEFTNRNKIARIRQNNRIKAEYKITLNMILIVFTFFACMTPSMIVLFLSGDQDFGWISFLMLISNCCWNPIIYAWKHPDFKHTFGCILRGKFCRIKEPVPWLRRRLRAN